The genomic stretch GCATCGAGGGATAAATTAAACCTAATTTTGGTGTACGATCTAACAAATTGGTTAGGCTTACGCGTACAAAGTGTGATGTTGAAGACGGTCAATAGACGAACATGTTGGTGACTAAAGGCAACTTCTGCATTTCAGTATTAGCTAGCCTACCGATTTTTTGGAAAGGGCTTTTTGCAAACCTGCTGCAATTTATTAGGTTTAGTTCgaaataatgtttgaaatagtgAATGATTAGCGTTCTTGTTTAATTAGCCTAATTCATGGTTACACTTAAATGAGGTTGGTTTGAAATTGCAACGAAATTGCAATGAAATAACCAGGCTAGTCGGGGTCAGTGCACTGAGGTCCATTAGTGATTTTGCGCTGAGAGCGTTTCTTTGGATTGGGAAGAAATTATTGAACCATACATTGCTGGAAACTGGAAAGACGATTACGCACATTTAGGCAATAGCAGCTGTGATGGAAGGTCGAGTTTTTTATGCTCTTTAATGAGAAATCGGGGTGAAACTTCTAATTCAGATTAAGCGGCTACATTTTTCCAGTTGTAGCGTAGAAGTCAAATCGGGATTTAATGATGTCGGAGTCTGATAGATAAACGTTAGAACTAGAGAATCATTGTTCAATCCCAGTGTGTCGTCCAGGATTTGTGGAATGCCACCATGCGACGTTATCTGGCCTATTTGTTAAGGGGGTTTGTCATTACGCAACGTTATACAACATGTTGGCTTGTACGTTCGTAAATACATTGAACAAAAGTTTGCAGGACGTTTTGTAAACTAAATATAACTCATGAGTATGTATAGCCTATTCAGATTCTTGTAACTGCCTGGTAGCTCTAGCTATTGGCTGCAGCTAGGTAGAACCGATTGCTTTCGTTTTTTTCGTAGGATACCGATAGTAGGCCTCGGCTACTCAGTGACATCGAGAAACGGCGACGTACGTTCAAACTGCAAAATCGCCGGAATTCTACTTTAACACTGGGCGTGGGCTAGTGAAAGGCCCAGCGAAAGCCTACGAATTCTTTACGATCAATTGTTCTATGCTAGACCAATCACAGGGGAGGGTGTTCCAAAGGGTCAGGGGGAGGACGCAAGAAAAAAATCCAGGGGTAGGCTATAGGTAATACCCAGTTACATCTTGAAGCTTGGGTGGTGGTAAGTCACGATTTTTTCTTGACTGCCATTTTTAGGCGTTGCAGGTTATTTCGTAAACtaacgttagcctactttacCAGTTAGGCCAGGCATGCGGAAGATGTTTAGCCTATCAACAGCCTATCCGACTACAAACCGAGCCCTTACGGAAACACGTGTAAACCTGTAGACTattaagaaaacaaaaatagataGCTGGCGATCTTAATGACAACAGATAGGCTATTTAAATCTTTGTTATTCGCTTTTGTTTTAGAATTCACTGACCCCAAGTTATGGAACGCCAACGAACGTCGATATTTCAGCAACATTGTAGCCCAACACAGCAGTGTAACATTATGTCCATGTCGGAAAAGGATATTATGTTATTTCATGAAGGGCCATGTTTATCAAGCCACAATAGTCAAGTGCGGCTCTGGCACGTGGTAGTTTGATAGCCTCGGCTTCTTGAGTATTTGGGTAATTTGTAATTTAGCTCGATTGGTGTTACACGGGTATTTTGATTTTACACTAATTCAATTCTGGCACATGGATACAAAAGAAAGCTGGCCTATGGCTTGACATGGCCATGTCCAAAACAAGCGTAAATGGCGTAGTTCTAAAACATTCGGTTGCAGGGGAGGACGTTTGATTAAATGTATTAAGATGGATTTAAATTACTCGACGTGAGGACCGGCTTTTTAGAGTTGGCTTGGCTATCCTCTTTGTGCTTCAAGAGAGAAAAGATAATTTCCCAGGATTCCCTGTGAAACATGGTGCGCGTTACGTCCGGGGACCATCTGAAAAGAAAATGGCCAATCTTTAGTGTAAACGGCCGGCTGTCTGAATATTTGCAATTTATGTTAGATATAATTTATGGGATAAGTGGCTAACAACCCTCAATAAACTCATTATTTGTGAATCAGTTTGGTCATTAACACCCTTTACGACCTATAAATATATGACAACATTTGCAATAAATGGAAAAGTGACAGTAGACCTAGCTCTTCCACTGAGGTGAATCAGAATCACACgtgctaaagcctaccttacactggcaCGATTTGGGAAAgaatcttgaaagattgtagtcttttgagtaaagcttgaatgatgggcattagttcaaagactacaatctttcaataatctttcccaaatcttgtcagtgtaaggtaggctttagatgtTATGAAGATCATAAGACGGGTGGTGTCAATTAAAGGGACCCAAGTGGTTTCACGAAATATGAGTTTGTTCAGGGTACTTGGTCACTTCTccccattaaaaaaaacagtcactTCTCCCCATTAAAAAAGTGCTTTTGCACCTTTTCAACCGAAGATTGAGTGTTTGGGCTGGCTGTAGTCTCTTTTCAGATGATCTCTGGCTGCAGTGCACAGATTAGGGCTGAATGTATGGGCGGAGCGGGTTCTCTATTAGGATATTTggcggtaaaaaaaaagaaaagaatctAGAGCCTGGTTGAGTGATCTAGAAAAGGAAGAGCATGCGTGTACAAGTAGGACAGCCTATGCGGCCTTAAACATAATCACCTAAACTTAAACACTTAACCACTTTGAACCAGTAGTTTGTTTCAACACTGCTACGTCCCTTTTACATGTTGTGAATTCCTCTTCCATGCTGTGCTAAACAATCATGTAGGCTAGGCGACACTACTTTCACTTCCCAGTTGTCAGGTATTTTGCTCCGATTACTCACAGCCTgcgtgttcccatcctgccttgcgcggggAACTCACACTCTTTGTATAAGCAaatcataggctactcatctCCATATCCTTGTTGAAGTAGACAGGTTGTCTTACTCCGTGTCTTGACAGGTTTATGTGTTTCCATGAGACAGGCTAGAAGATGATTGTGGAAATGGAACCGACGCCAGCTGAGCAGCACAGTGAAAACGAACTGCTGTGCTGGCTTAATCAGGCACTGCAAGCAGGCTTCACCAAGGTGGAACAGACATGCTCAGGtaaactgaagtgtgtgtgtgtgtgtgtgtgtgtgtgtgtgtgtgtgtgtgtgtgtgtgtgtgtgtgtgtgtgtgtgtgtgtgtgtgtgtgtgtgtgtgagagagagaaagtagtcccttgtaatatatttgtatttaagtcactttggacaaaaagtgtctgctaaatgtaatgtaatgaaggGGAATTGAGCACACAGAATAATGTCCATAAATCCTTTTATTGTGTAGTTCAAGAATTAAGCTTATGTCTTTAGTTACAGGCATATTTGtcttacattttatttaatccATTCTTTGCATTAGACATGCCTAGCAGTTCATAATGACTGTGATTTTGGACTTTTAGGTGCTGCATTCTGCCAGCTGATGGACCTATTGTTCCCTGGTTCTGTAAATATGGATCGGGTCAACCTTACGGCACAGGAGGAACTGGATATCCTCCACAACTACAGCCTTCTTCAAGTTGCCTTTAGGAAGAAAGGAATCACTAAAGTAAGTGATTACGGAAAGACAGGAAATATGTTAGAGGAGGAAGGGATCAGAGGTTTGTAAACATTGACATGATTACAAAATTGTTATAGTGGAAAAgtatgtgcacatcccaggtcaaggtgcagaacaagggtaaatcatacaaatggaaaaaggttcgcacacttgaaatccttatttttagttttatttcctcttttctcttgcaCAGAATTACGTTTCAACCGTGACCACACACAATacggatttcaagtgtgcgaacctttttccattttcatgATTACAAAATAGCCTTTAAATGCTTACTATACTGTTGACTCAACTGTAGCCCCTATTTTTGCTGTCTTCATTGACTTGGGTTTCACTGCTAGTCAGCAAGGCTGCGTTATGGAAATTGTTGTTCTACAAGTCGGTCTACCTTGCCCAAGCCAGTCATTTTTTTAATGATCCTAAAAGGTTGAGACACATGGTCTATACCTATTCAGAATATGTAAATCAAGCAATCTCTGTATTACTTAGTATTTGTGTTATTGTGATTTTGAGTAACGGTGTTTCATGTTGCTTACTTGTACTCTGTATTGCAGACAATCCCTGTGGAGACTTTGATTCAAGGAAAATCTGAGGAGGCCTTGAGTCTTCTGCTTTGGTTCAAAGGTGTGTTCAACGGTAACTGTGAAGGACAGAAATGCAGTTCTTTGAAAACCTGTGATGAGGAGGGACTGGGGCCATTACCTGCTCAGCGACCAAAAGCATTGACACAGCTGATCTTCTGTAAGGCTCTTCTGTTTATCATTTCCTGGCCTCCCTTTGTAGGAAAATAGTTCATTTGACTGTCAAAATAGTTGATTTGATTGTCATTGAGACATGAGTTTCACACTGGCATTATTTaatcttttccccatgtcacaGCCGAAGAAGAGGGCAAATCCAATAACTCTGGGGATTGTGAATCTGCACCATCTCGTCTCCCAAGCACAGACATGGCAGAGGTCGACTCAATGAATTCCTCTTCCTGCAGTGCTGCCACATTAAGATTCATCCGCAAACATGCGTCTGAACTATCAGCTGGCTTCAGCTCATCATCGTCCTGCAATGGTGTCAGGGCCACTCTTGGTCATGGATACCCAAAGGATATTGCAGCCATATGTGCCCAAACGCCATACTGTTTGTACCTGTATGTGGGTGTGGAACTGGGAGAGCAGGAAACAGGAAATGTGATCTTGATCGGGTTCTTTGACCAAACTGTCGGAAGCTATTGTTTGCGTATACTGGATGTTATCCAGCCCATGGAAGATACAGAGACAACAAGTCTGATAGAGACGTTGGACAGGTTTGAtattccagtggaaaacctcaCCGTGTTTTACTCCAATTTGGTGGACCGTGACCAGAGCAGTGTGTTCACATTGGGTCTAAAAGCCATGCAGTCTTCAGTGGTGTCATTGTGTGGCCTTGTGAGTTTGACAGCACAAGCATGTCATGAGGGTCTCACAGCAACAGGACATTATGAGCAGGTCTTAGAACTTATCAGGAAGATGTCTGCGCACAACTCTTCGTCTGTCACCAATGATACTCTAAAGCAGCTCTTCAGTGACTTGGCAAAGCTGGACACTAATCGCCCTTTAACTATGCAGTCCTTGCTATTCACCAGGACTCTTGGTAATATTTCCAGTCGTTGGTCTACACTGACCAAATACTTTGGTTCTCAGAAGGTCGAGGAGGAGGGAGCACGTCAGATCCATTCCTTCCTCGTGGACCGTAAGCTGAGGCTGATGATCATGTTCCTAAGCTTTGCCTTGCAACCACTGGCTAAATTTCAGGAGATACTGGAAGAGGGTTCAAACTTTGGCCAGATCCTCAATGTTTCATCTGGTCTGATTCAAAGCTACACCTCTAGTTTCCTCCAATTGACAGCCATCGCACGTTACCTCAGGAAGTATGATGACTCACTTCTAAAAGATGCAGCAGAACACCTTCCTATAGGCAAGGTGAAAGTGGGCCACGAGGTTGAAGATTTCCTGTCTTTGCACAAGGCAGAGCTCACTGAATTGTTGGACGAATTCCACAAGAATACGGTCTCTTTCTATGCAGCAGTCACGTCCAGCATTGTCAAGAGCCTGCCTCTCTCCACTGTAGCCTTTGTAAACATGGCTGCCATCTTGAAACCCGAGGGGCGGCTTGAGGTGACGAGCAGAGCGGTGACCGACACTGCCACCCAGATGGGCCTCTGCAAGAACCCGGAGGAGGTGGCCCAGCTCACGGATGACTTCCTCGAGTATCAGCTCTGTGAGGACGTGGACAGCCAGCCTGATGTGGATCAGCATTGGAAAGGCGCGTTGAGGATCATGGGAAAGTCATCCATGTTCCGTAAACTCATCCTCAGTTTTATGTCTTTCCCCAGAATGCTAAAAGAGGACAAGATCTTtgctcaggtgtgtgtcagGAATTTTCTGAGCTCGGAACAcattacgtgtgtgcgtgcgtgtgtgtgatgatagtgTGACTACAAACTACAAAGGTGCACTGCAATTTTGAGATTTCATGAAATCTGAACTAAACAATTTATATTGCAGGTATTTCAGACAGTTGGTGAGAGCCGGAAGGATGTACCAGTTGAAAAGACAGAAGAGGCTCCCAAGAAACCGGACGCTGACGTTGATGATGCCCCAGGTGGCAGCACAGAGGCCACTACCCCACAGAGGCCACAAAGACCATCAACATCCCCATTGACAGGTCAGTTGGAGAAATCGTGGTTGAAAAACCTGATTTCGTTGATGCATGCTGTTATTCTTTTTACACTACCTGaacaattcttgaatttcccctatctatctatttaactGAACAATTTATTGTTTCACTGACGTTGTCATTATCTCTAGATGTGgtagaactgagtgaagtagaTACTGAGGAGGAGGCTAAAGAAGACGTTGTGCTGGTAAAAGGTGAGTGCACACAAGACCTTCAAAACATGTATTCAGCAATGTAGTAAGGCAGAAATCT from Sardina pilchardus chromosome 7, fSarPil1.1, whole genome shotgun sequence encodes the following:
- the LOC134087406 gene encoding uncharacterized protein LOC134087406, with the translated sequence MIVEMEPTPAEQHSENELLCWLNQALQAGFTKVEQTCSGAAFCQLMDLLFPGSVNMDRVNLTAQEELDILHNYSLLQVAFRKKGITKTIPVETLIQGKSEEALSLLLWFKGVFNGNCEGQKCSSLKTCDEEGLGPLPAQRPKALTQLIFSEEEGKSNNSGDCESAPSRLPSTDMAEVDSMNSSSCSAATLRFIRKHASELSAGFSSSSSCNGVRATLGHGYPKDIAAICAQTPYCLYLYVGVELGEQETGNVILIGFFDQTVGSYCLRILDVIQPMEDTETTSLIETLDRFDIPVENLTVFYSNLVDRDQSSVFTLGLKAMQSSVVSLCGLVSLTAQACHEGLTATGHYEQVLELIRKMSAHNSSSVTNDTLKQLFSDLAKLDTNRPLTMQSLLFTRTLGNISSRWSTLTKYFGSQKVEEEGARQIHSFLVDRKLRLMIMFLSFALQPLAKFQEILEEGSNFGQILNVSSGLIQSYTSSFLQLTAIARYLRKYDDSLLKDAAEHLPIGKVKVGHEVEDFLSLHKAELTELLDEFHKNTVSFYAAVTSSIVKSLPLSTVAFVNMAAILKPEGRLEVTSRAVTDTATQMGLCKNPEEVAQLTDDFLEYQLCEDVDSQPDVDQHWKGALRIMGKSSMFRKLILSFMSFPRMLKEDKIFAQVFQTVGESRKDVPVEKTEEAPKKPDADVDDAPGGSTEATTPQRPQRPSTSPLTDVVELSEVDTEEEAKEDVVLVKETKPSISESIVIDDLEEEDMDDNEEVILTDVSHNENLASTPNRQKQGYPYQDGRGFEAGDLVWGNVTGYSRWPGEVLPWRTKNTKPGIRKVKWFGDGLLSRIHVGGLHPFSAFAESFCHKSLATLAPYKAAILQSLQTAAERCGKIFSLKTDNKDELLRQTLDWAFNGFMPSGPEGLKPLPQTNSPTEQIPNGNESTLSGSKEVSVCLKQMNSLHLENGTDTIAMKPKPIVGNGTKSPRTGILGRPRKYKIGVKKDKAQKRSLESQPESEPESDFSRDQMIDQVLVKGKNIEDFCLSCGTAQISIIHPLFEGSLCLKCKDNFTETLYRYDEDGYQSYCTVCCAGLEVILCGNRNCCRSYCVDCLNILVGAGTFDRLKEVDPWICYLCEPSSAGGALKPREDWSIRVQAFFANDSGLAFEPHRVYPSVPASQRRPLRVLSLFDGIATGYLVLKDLGFKVDTYVASEIDDESISVSMVNHDGKIVHKDDVRTITKDHIAEWGPFDLLIGGSPCNDLSIVNPARKGLFEGTGRLFFEFYRVLNILRPKEDDPKPFFWLFENVSFMSHKDKTDICRFLECNPVLIDAVKVSPAHRARCFWGNLPGMNRPIIASQNDKLTLQECLEIGRIAKVTKVRTITTRSNSLKQGPREIIIPVIMNGKDDNLWITELEKIFGFPKHYTDVRNMGRQQRQKVLGKSWSVPVIRHLFAPLKDYFACYDMTTVITTNTTG